In the genome of Streptomyces sp. NBC_00259, the window CGCTTTCGAAACACGGGTGTGGCGCACGGAGACGGCTGCGGGGGCCGGCGCCCAGGCCCTGCTGCTGCTCCTTCTGGGCGCGTCGGCCGGACTGGGGGCCGTGGGCTGGCTCACGGGGCTGGCGTTCACCGTGGGCACCTGGGCGTTGCTCACGCGTGCGCTGCACCGGTCGTGGCCGCCCCGGCCGTTCGGTCCCGCCAACGGCGTGACCCTGGCCCGTACGACCCTCGTCGGCGGTGTGACCGCGCTGGTCGCGGACTCCTTCGTCGGCGCGCCCCCGGTCGCGACGCTGGTCGCGCTGACCACCGTGGCGCTGGTCCTCGACGCGGTCGACGGCCAGGTCGCCCGGCGCACCGGGACGGAGTCCTCCCTGGGCGCACGCTTCGACATGGAGGCGGACGCCTTCCTCATCCTGGTGCTGAGCGTGCACGTCGCCATGTCGCTGGGCGTCTGGGTGCTGTTGATCGGCGCCATGCGGTACGTCTTCGTGGCGGCGGCCCGGGCCCTGCCGTGGCTCAACGGGCCGCTGCCGCCGAGCATGGCCCGTAAGACGGTGGCCGCGGTGCAGGGGATCGTCCTGCTGGTGGCCACCGCCGGGATCCTCCCGATGCCGGCCGCCTACGCGGTGGTCGGCATGGCGCTGGCGTCACTCGTCTGGTCCTTCGGGCGGGACATCAGGGGGCTGTGGTGCCTCAGGGTCCGTGAGGGGGCACCGCTGGTCCGGCCGGCCGTGGCCCGGGCCGTGACGCACGAGCGGGTGTGACCCCGGAGCCGGTGGCGCCGCCCGGGCCGTACGCGGTCAGGAAGCGGTCGCGGAAGGTGTCCATCCGCCAGACCGGGGCGTCCGGGCCGGGCTCCAGGCCGTCGTGCCAGCCCCATCCGGCGATCCGGTCCAGCACGGCCGGGTCGCGCGCGAGGATCGAGACCGGTACGTCCCGCCCGAGCCTGCCGCCGGTGACGGTCGTGACGGGCTGGTGGTCGCCGAGGAAGACGAGGACGGTGTTCTCGTCGCCGTACTTCTCCACGTAGGAGATGAGGCTGTTCAGCGAGTACTCGATGGAGCGCCGGTACTCGGTGCGCACCTGCGCGTCGTCCTTCCACACCTCCGTGGGGTCCTTGCCCTCCTCCTTGATGGAGTCGTAGACGGAGCCGTCCCCGAGTTCGTCCCAGCCGATCATCCTGGGGATCGGCGCCCAGGGGTTGTGGCTGGAGGTGAGGATGACCTCGGCCATCAGCGGCCGGTGTCCCGGCTTGCCGTGCTCAAGCCGCTCGAACGCCGCCAGGCTGAACTGGTCGGGTACGGGTGTCCAGCTGAACTTGGGGCCCTCGTACCCGAGCTGCCGGGAGTCGTAGACGTTGTCGAGGCCGTAGAACTTCCCCTCGGGCCAGGACTGGGTCACACCCGGCATGATGCCGACCGTCCGCCAGGCGCCCGTGTGCCGGAAGGCGCTCGTGAGGGTGAGGCGGTCGCTGGAGGTCAGGGTGCGGTAGCGCTGCTGGTTGCTTATCCACAGGCCCGAGTTGAAGGTGGAGTGGGCCAGCCAGCTGTGACCCCCGTACGTGGGGGAGGTGAGGAAGGCGCTCCGGGAGGAGAACCCGGCCGAGCGCAGCCGGCGCGTCCCGTCCGCGAGCACCGCGTCGACCTCCGGCGCCATCTCCGGGTCCTCGATCGCGCTGCGGCCGTAGCTCTCGACGAAGGCGAAGATGACGTCCTTGCCGCGCAGCCCGGTCAGCAGCCGGTCGGGCGGGGTGTCGCGGAAGGCGTCGGCGGAGGACTCCTCGGCGAACTCCTGTGTGTCCCGCAGGCCCGCCCGTACCTGGTGCACACGGTCCTGGACCTGGCCGGCCGTGCTCCCGGAGGCGATCGGCAGCCCGACCGCCGTGTGGAGCCCGAGTGCGGCCAAAGCCATCCAGACGGTTCCGAGTACGAGCGTGCCCCCGGCCGCGACGGCACTGTGCCGGACGACGAGATCGCTCACCCGGACGACCGCCAGCACGACGAGGACGAGCAGGGCGAGGACGAGGACCACGACCCCGATCTCGGCGCCGATCGCGCCGGCCGGGCCGATGGCGTCCTCGAGGAACGACTCGGCGTCGTCGAGCAGCGCCCAGTCGAGCACCAGGTCGAACGGCCGGCCGAGGACGGAGAAGAAGCCCATGTCGAGGAACTTCAGGACGGTCACCACGCCCAGCCCCGCGCCGGCGAGCACCGCCACGACGCGCCGCGCCCGCGGTGGCAGGACGAGCAGGAGGGCGGTGCCGAAGAGCGCTTCCACGGGGATGCGCGTGAAGACGCCGGGCGTGATGTAGGGGAGCTTGTTCGGCAGGAGGAGGGCGAGCAGCACCAGCAGCACGGCCAGCGCCGTGGTCACGCTCCTCACCGTGAGGCGGCGCCGCGGCGGTGGGCTCTCCTTCCCGGCCTCCGTGTCCCTGTCCGTATCGGTGTCCAGTACCTGGCGAGAGCGTGTCAAGAGCGACACCCGAAGGTCCTTCCGCGCGGGGCCCGGTGGTTGGCGCGGGCGGCTCGGGACGCCGGGGCCGCGGTTACCTGTACGGCTCACAGGCGGTTTCAGTTCAAGCGCCGGGAAACGCCTCCCAGCTTCCCTCACTCCAGCGGGAGTTGCGGAAACCGTACGGGGATCCGGCGCACGGTCGACGGCTGGTCCGGCGGCCGGTTGGGCGCCGGTTCGGCGGAACACCGGCACTTAACATGGCTATTCGTCCCGGTATCAAGGAGAGCAGCGCGGCGCCGCCGCGGAGGCGGCGGGCCGGCTGCGCGGGCGCGGGCTCAATGTGGAGCTGTACCACCAGCCGGACAAGGTGGCGAAGCAGGTGCGGTACGCCTCGCGCAAGGGCATTCCGTTCGTGTGGTTCCCTCCGTTCGCGCCGGGCCGCCCGCACGAGGTGAAGGACCTCGCGACCGGCGAACAGGTCGTGTCCGACGTCGAGACCTGGCGGCGCCCCTGGCGGCGCCCCTGACGGTGGTCCCGGCGGTGGCCGCCGGAACGGATGTGCGCCGGGCCCGTGCGCTCGCGTCGGCGTGCGCACGGGCCCGGGCTTCCCCCGTCCCACCCCCGTATGTCCGTCCCCCGGGCTCCCCGTTCCCGTTCCCCGTGGGGCCGGACTAGCCGGTGATCTCGATCGACCCGTTCGCGCTCGCCGAGGGCGAAGCGGCGGCCTTGCCGCCCGACCGTGCGGTCAGGCCCTTCAGCAACTCGGCGAGATCGACACCGGTGGTCGCGCCGAGCAGTTCCATGCCCTGGGCGACGTTGTCGGCGACCGTGCGCGGCAGTTGGCCGGCGCCGTCGGTGGAGATGACGGTCAGCTTGTCGATCGCGGCGAGCGGCTCGGCCGCCTTCCCGACGACCTGCGGCAGGACCTCGACCAGCATCTGGAGGACGGCCGCGTCGCCGTACCGCTCGAAGGCGTCGGCCTTCTTCTGCATGGCCTCGGCCTCGGCGGAGCCCTTGGCGGCGATGGCGGAGGCCTGCGCCTCGCCCTCGATGCGTACGGCGTCGGCGAGCGCGGCACGGTGGGCCTTCTCGCCCTCACCGGTCAGACGGGCGCGCTGGGCGTCCGCCTCCGCCTCCTTGACCAGGGCGATACGACGGGCCTCCGCCTCCTGCTCCGCCTGGTAGCGGGCGGCGTCGGCGGGCTTGCGCACCTGGGTGTCCAGCTCCCGGTCCGTCAGCGCGGCCTGCCGCTCGGCGACCTTCTCCTGCTGGCTCAGGATCTCCTGCCGGCGGTCGGCCTCGGCGAGCGGACCGGCGGCGGCGGCCCTCGCGGCCGCCTCGTCCGTCTCGGCCTTGATCTCGGCCTGCTTGAGCGCGAACGTCCGCTGCGCGATCGCGATCTCCTCCTCGGCCTTCAGCCGCGCCTGTTCCGAGGCCCGCCGCGCGACGGCCTCGGCGATGTCCGCCTCCTGCTTGGCGCGGGCGGCCTCGGGCCGGCCGAGGTCCTCGAGGTAGGAGCCCTCGGTGGTGATGTCCTGGATCTGGAAGGCGTCGAGCACCAGGCCCTGCCCGGACAGGCTCGCCTCGGCCTCTTCCGCGACCTGTCCGGCGAACGCCGCACGGTCACGGATGATGTCCTCGACCGACATCCGGCCGACGATCGACCGGAGCGCGCCGGAGAGCACTTCCTGGGTGAAGCCGACGATGCCGTTCTGCTGCATCAGGAAGCGCTGGGCGGCGGCCCGGATGGAGTCCTCGGTCCCGCCGACCTTGACGATCGCCACGCCCTCCAGATTCGCCTTCACACCGCGCAGGGTGACCGCTCCCCGCACGGCGACGGGGATGTGCCGGCTGGACAGGTCGAGCGTGAACTTCTGCTGGACGAAGGGGACGACGAAGAC includes:
- a CDS encoding flotillin family protein — protein: MSPVLAAVVGIVVLAVLLALVVVTRYKVAGPSEAFIITGRRGKKATDPATGRVFTDNSGQKVVVGGGVFVVPFVQQKFTLDLSSRHIPVAVRGAVTLRGVKANLEGVAIVKVGGTEDSIRAAAQRFLMQQNGIVGFTQEVLSGALRSIVGRMSVEDIIRDRAAFAGQVAEEAEASLSGQGLVLDAFQIQDITTEGSYLEDLGRPEAARAKQEADIAEAVARRASEQARLKAEEEIAIAQRTFALKQAEIKAETDEAAARAAAAGPLAEADRRQEILSQQEKVAERQAALTDRELDTQVRKPADAARYQAEQEAEARRIALVKEAEADAQRARLTGEGEKAHRAALADAVRIEGEAQASAIAAKGSAEAEAMQKKADAFERYGDAAVLQMLVEVLPQVVGKAAEPLAAIDKLTVISTDGAGQLPRTVADNVAQGMELLGATTGVDLAELLKGLTARSGGKAAASPSASANGSIEITG
- a CDS encoding sulfatase, translated to MTTALAVLLVLLALLLPNKLPYITPGVFTRIPVEALFGTALLLVLPPRARRVVAVLAGAGLGVVTVLKFLDMGFFSVLGRPFDLVLDWALLDDAESFLEDAIGPAGAIGAEIGVVVLVLALLVLVVLAVVRVSDLVVRHSAVAAGGTLVLGTVWMALAALGLHTAVGLPIASGSTAGQVQDRVHQVRAGLRDTQEFAEESSADAFRDTPPDRLLTGLRGKDVIFAFVESYGRSAIEDPEMAPEVDAVLADGTRRLRSAGFSSRSAFLTSPTYGGHSWLAHSTFNSGLWISNQQRYRTLTSSDRLTLTSAFRHTGAWRTVGIMPGVTQSWPEGKFYGLDNVYDSRQLGYEGPKFSWTPVPDQFSLAAFERLEHGKPGHRPLMAEVILTSSHNPWAPIPRMIGWDELGDGSVYDSIKEEGKDPTEVWKDDAQVRTEYRRSIEYSLNSLISYVEKYGDENTVLVFLGDHQPVTTVTGGRLGRDVPVSILARDPAVLDRIAGWGWHDGLEPGPDAPVWRMDTFRDRFLTAYGPGGATGSGVTPARASRPGPRPAGPAVPPHGP
- a CDS encoding CDP-alcohol phosphatidyltransferase family protein; this encodes MALSSAFETRVWRTETAAGAGAQALLLLLLGASAGLGAVGWLTGLAFTVGTWALLTRALHRSWPPRPFGPANGVTLARTTLVGGVTALVADSFVGAPPVATLVALTTVALVLDAVDGQVARRTGTESSLGARFDMEADAFLILVLSVHVAMSLGVWVLLIGAMRYVFVAAARALPWLNGPLPPSMARKTVAAVQGIVLLVATAGILPMPAAYAVVGMALASLVWSFGRDIRGLWCLRVREGAPLVRPAVARAVTHERV